Proteins co-encoded in one Acidobacteriota bacterium genomic window:
- a CDS encoding amino acid adenylation domain-containing protein, protein MTPPENNLEHEVSQGSDNLGGIAIIGMSGRFPGASSVAEFWKNQLAGVEAISHFSLEELELAGEKAQAREPNYIRARSILTGIENFDAEFFGILPKEALQMDPQHRFFLECCWETFEDAGYDPFAYEGSIGVVAGSSYGSYFLSQLCAQPGFVRNFLENYQIGNYQSMMGNQPEFLPTRASYKFNLRGPSYAIQTACSTSLLAVCQACQSLLTYQSDMMLAGGVSITLPQKRGYFYQEGGMGSADGHCRPFDNDAQGTVFGSGVGVVLLKRLEDAVADGDQIYAVIRGFGSNNDGATKIGYTAPSIEGQASVIAVAQQTAGINPGTIGYVEAHGTATPLGDPIELAALTKAFRAGTDESGFCTIGTAKANVGHLDIAAGVTGLIHATHVVRHGQFPPTLHFNHPTEKFDFASSPFKVTATGTKWKNNGSPRRAGVSAFGVGGTNAHLILEEAPRQESAPPLRPVQLLTLSARSQEALDAVSKNLAGFLSQHPDISLADVAYTLQVGRKAFPCRRAVAADSIASAVAALNASFVPRTDRKMQPEQPGVSFIFPGQGSQHANMGRELYRTERVYRDAFDTCATLLRPELGLDLRKALFQDDSDAQFDTTQTYFAQPAIFAVEYSLAKLWMSWGIEPRSMTGHSIGEFVAACLAGVFALEDALHLVAVRGRLMQDLPKGDMLSVRMSEADTLPLLKDGLSIAAINAPALCVVSGPSGAVAKLEEDLTARNVVHRKLYTSHAFHSSMMDPILPAFQKEVEKVRLSAPNIAYVSCVTGGWVTAGQATDPSYWTRHVRDSVRFSQAVSLLLETEETALLEVGPGGVLATLARQHTTPPANRVIVSSMTDGNPSHGEAFVIQQSLGLLWAYGVRPAWGKLHKDERRQRVSLPCYPFERKRFWFSDSLTTTNDSNTFVPEREITSVQVTTSVADSTSEEMLSMSTAPDAAKSRKEHLRGLIAEIFEELSGQTIAETDQEASFLELGFDSLFLTQISQGLQSKFGVKTTFRQLMGDQSTLAALADYIDAQLPPGMFEGLVLSGEAPVGNATPDSAGTNAARSLTQPATQSHGSAPGAGTALEQLMKDQLQAMNQLFAQQIAILQGTGTIPQPPPAIPAVAPAKQEAVASPSAPQKDSANDELKGYTPFKPLQKSVSGELTQRQLDHIRQLTDSYTTRTRTSKDKTQESRQYLADPRVVAGFRVQWKELIYPIITNRSKGSRIWDLDGNEYVDILNGFGPIMLGHRPDFVEEAIAKQLHEGFEIGPQTILAGEVAKALCEMTGNERATFCNTGSEAVMAAMRLARTISGKNKIVFFAGDYHGMFDEVLVKGFKRQGVPQSAPIAPGIPRESVSNMIVLDYGTPESLEWIRTHIGELAAVLVEPVQSRHPNLQPVEFLREIRRITEQADVCLIFDEVVTGFRSHPGGCQALFNIHADLATYGKVLAGGMPMGVLAGKAKYMDALDGGMWHYGDASFPEVGVTFFAGTFVRHPLAMAACAAVLKYLKEQGPQLQQRLTQRTSQLIARLNSLFEANELPVRIETFASFFYFAFPSDYRFSSIFYTHLRSKGIYLLEGFPCFLTTEHSDADLEKVFRAFEETIAEMQAGDLLPLPSGNATAPAVSASLPATSAPITESQMEILLSAELSPEANCSFNESFTLHLKGDLNQKALADSLSDLLSRHEALRATFDQVAGVQHFSFPAPINLPSIDLSDVSADQQKERYDRFIDEDARKPFDLKQGPLVRMSLLRFAPQHQALVFTAHHAVCDGWSINVLLDELAKTYTARVTGSSPALDPLMPFSEYATAQEKHFTSIEGAAVESYWTKKFEILPPLLDLPLDNARPAMKSFEGATYSKKIDLQTLKEVKKAGAQQKCTLFVTLLSAFSALLSRLSNQDDIVVGVPAAGQSLVEDKTLVGHCVNFVPMRTLPVEGISTAQFFDQVRKTVFDAYDHQNYTFGRLVRKLAIPRDASRLPLLEVQFNLEKIGGDLKFAGLESKVEPNPKSFVNFDLFVNAVEGSDGLTLHVDYNTNLINNETVARWMECYEALLKGLTGDVSKPLARLPLLNASEHDLALFAFNQTEASFPGNLCVHQLFEQQVARTPHAPALQFEDQSLSYLQLNERVNRLARYLLSHGVKSGDVVGIYMERSVAMIVSLLATWKAGAAYVPLDPTFPAERLRMVFEDIVNPIVLTQAAIAGDVPSAGSRVLSVDALWPEIELEDPSNLDLKYAPSQVAYVIYTSGSTGRPKGVEVTHSNAVNLLNSMAKIPGLTAKDVLVAVTTISFDIAALEIYLPLISGAELVLASRAVASDGNQLLKLLRDSQATIMQATPITFRLLLAAGWKGDPAITAWCGGEAMPRDLADQILDCGIKLWNMYGPTETTIWSATNRITSRGSAVPVGLPIDNTQFYVLDALQQLVPSGVPGELYIGGTGVAKGYYKRPDLTASRFIPDPFSNKPGARLYRTGDMVRRLKNGELEFLGRADGQIKLRGFRIELGEIESILSTHPGLEQVVVLLREDVPGDKRLVAYIIPRRNTAPDAADLRIYLLGRLPDYMVPAAFISLSSFAMTANGKIDRKALPAPSWTSLAQTSKYVAPRTPHEESFAKIWADVLHIERVGVEDNIFELGGDSLHVFQIAARANQAGIEARPRQILQHRNIAAILADIEKGSAAPKQAPLLPVSRSKYRITQPQVVREPEPVDPGGNGNR, encoded by the coding sequence ATGACCCCTCCCGAGAACAACCTGGAGCACGAGGTTTCACAAGGCAGCGATAACCTGGGCGGAATCGCCATCATCGGCATGTCAGGCAGGTTCCCCGGTGCCAGCAGCGTAGCCGAATTCTGGAAGAACCAGCTTGCCGGTGTCGAAGCCATCTCTCACTTCAGCCTCGAAGAGCTTGAGCTTGCAGGCGAAAAGGCGCAAGCGCGAGAACCGAACTACATCCGTGCACGCTCCATACTGACCGGCATTGAGAACTTTGACGCAGAGTTCTTCGGGATTCTCCCAAAGGAAGCGCTGCAAATGGACCCGCAACACCGGTTCTTTCTCGAGTGCTGTTGGGAGACATTTGAAGACGCCGGCTACGATCCCTTCGCCTACGAAGGTTCGATCGGCGTCGTAGCCGGTTCCAGCTACGGCAGCTACTTTCTCTCGCAACTCTGCGCGCAGCCAGGGTTCGTCCGGAACTTTCTTGAGAACTACCAGATTGGCAACTACCAGAGCATGATGGGAAATCAGCCTGAGTTCCTGCCGACCCGCGCCTCCTATAAGTTCAACCTGCGCGGCCCAAGTTACGCGATACAGACCGCGTGCTCGACCTCGCTGCTTGCGGTCTGCCAGGCTTGCCAGAGCCTCCTCACCTACCAGAGCGACATGATGCTCGCAGGAGGAGTCTCCATCACGCTGCCGCAGAAACGCGGCTACTTCTATCAGGAAGGCGGGATGGGCTCGGCCGACGGACACTGCCGTCCGTTCGACAACGATGCTCAAGGAACGGTCTTCGGCAGCGGCGTTGGCGTTGTCCTTCTGAAACGGCTTGAAGATGCAGTGGCCGATGGCGACCAGATCTATGCTGTCATCCGCGGATTCGGCTCGAATAATGACGGCGCGACAAAGATCGGATACACCGCTCCAAGCATTGAAGGCCAGGCCAGCGTTATCGCCGTGGCTCAACAGACCGCCGGCATCAACCCCGGAACGATCGGGTATGTCGAAGCCCACGGCACCGCCACCCCATTGGGCGATCCAATAGAGCTTGCGGCGCTGACCAAAGCATTCCGTGCCGGTACGGATGAATCCGGGTTCTGCACCATCGGCACGGCCAAAGCGAACGTCGGGCACCTCGACATTGCTGCGGGAGTCACGGGACTGATCCACGCAACTCATGTCGTGCGGCATGGGCAGTTTCCGCCAACCCTCCACTTCAACCATCCAACAGAGAAGTTCGACTTCGCCTCCAGCCCCTTCAAGGTGACTGCCACAGGAACAAAGTGGAAGAACAACGGATCACCGCGCCGCGCAGGAGTCAGCGCCTTTGGTGTCGGTGGAACCAATGCCCACCTCATTCTGGAAGAGGCTCCCCGTCAGGAGTCCGCGCCACCGCTTCGTCCGGTTCAACTGCTGACTCTCTCTGCCAGGTCGCAAGAAGCATTGGATGCGGTATCGAAGAATCTCGCCGGATTTCTTTCGCAGCATCCAGACATCTCTCTGGCCGATGTTGCCTATACGTTACAGGTGGGACGCAAGGCCTTTCCCTGCCGCCGCGCCGTAGCGGCAGACTCTATTGCGTCTGCCGTCGCCGCGCTCAACGCCTCCTTCGTTCCTCGCACTGACCGCAAGATGCAACCGGAGCAGCCGGGTGTCAGCTTTATATTTCCGGGCCAGGGATCGCAGCACGCCAATATGGGCCGCGAACTCTACAGGACCGAGCGCGTCTATCGCGATGCCTTCGATACCTGCGCGACCCTGCTGCGCCCCGAACTTGGCCTCGACCTGCGCAAGGCGCTCTTCCAGGACGACTCCGACGCACAGTTCGATACGACGCAGACGTACTTTGCTCAACCGGCGATCTTTGCAGTCGAATACTCTCTGGCAAAGCTGTGGATGTCATGGGGCATCGAACCGCGATCGATGACAGGCCATAGCATCGGCGAGTTCGTCGCTGCCTGCCTCGCCGGAGTTTTTGCACTTGAAGACGCTCTGCATCTGGTAGCTGTTCGCGGCCGCCTGATGCAGGACCTCCCAAAAGGAGACATGCTCAGTGTTCGCATGAGCGAGGCTGACACCTTGCCCTTGCTCAAGGACGGGCTGAGTATAGCCGCAATCAATGCGCCAGCCCTCTGTGTCGTCTCAGGGCCTTCCGGAGCTGTAGCAAAACTTGAAGAAGATCTAACCGCACGCAATGTCGTGCATCGCAAGCTATATACCTCGCACGCCTTCCACTCCTCGATGATGGATCCAATCCTTCCCGCCTTTCAAAAGGAGGTCGAAAAGGTGCGATTGTCCGCACCAAATATCGCCTATGTCTCCTGCGTTACCGGCGGCTGGGTCACTGCGGGACAGGCAACCGATCCCTCCTATTGGACCCGGCACGTCAGGGATTCGGTCCGATTCTCGCAGGCAGTGTCCCTCCTCCTGGAGACAGAGGAGACCGCTCTGCTGGAGGTTGGTCCCGGTGGTGTACTCGCAACATTGGCTCGCCAGCACACGACGCCGCCGGCAAATCGTGTCATCGTCTCGTCGATGACAGATGGCAACCCCAGTCACGGCGAAGCCTTTGTCATCCAGCAGTCTCTAGGTCTCCTTTGGGCATACGGAGTGCGGCCTGCATGGGGAAAACTCCATAAGGATGAGCGGCGTCAGCGCGTCTCACTTCCCTGCTATCCCTTCGAGCGCAAGAGATTCTGGTTCAGTGATTCACTGACAACAACAAACGACAGCAATACATTCGTGCCAGAGAGAGAGATCACCTCAGTTCAGGTGACCACATCTGTTGCCGATTCAACTTCCGAGGAGATGTTATCCATGAGTACGGCCCCCGATGCCGCAAAGTCCCGCAAAGAGCATTTACGCGGGCTGATTGCAGAGATATTCGAAGAGCTCTCCGGACAGACGATCGCTGAGACTGACCAGGAGGCCTCCTTCCTCGAACTCGGCTTTGACTCCCTGTTTTTGACTCAGATATCGCAAGGCCTTCAGAGCAAGTTCGGCGTCAAGACCACCTTTCGTCAACTGATGGGAGACCAGTCGACATTGGCAGCGCTCGCGGACTATATTGATGCGCAACTGCCGCCTGGAATGTTTGAGGGGCTAGTTTTGTCCGGAGAGGCCCCGGTGGGGAACGCAACGCCAGACTCCGCAGGCACGAACGCAGCACGGTCGCTCACACAACCGGCAACGCAATCGCATGGCTCCGCACCGGGCGCAGGCACGGCCCTCGAACAGTTGATGAAAGATCAACTGCAGGCGATGAACCAGCTCTTCGCGCAGCAGATCGCGATTCTCCAGGGCACTGGAACGATCCCTCAGCCCCCTCCAGCAATACCCGCCGTCGCACCTGCAAAGCAGGAAGCTGTAGCGTCACCGTCTGCGCCGCAAAAAGATAGCGCCAATGACGAACTGAAGGGCTACACCCCATTCAAACCCCTACAGAAGAGCGTCTCGGGAGAGTTGACGCAGCGCCAGCTCGACCACATCAGGCAACTGACCGACTCCTACACAACCCGCACCAGAACTTCAAAGGACAAAACCCAGGAGAGTCGTCAGTATCTCGCTGATCCACGGGTCGTCGCAGGCTTCCGCGTGCAGTGGAAAGAGCTGATCTACCCGATCATCACCAACCGTTCCAAGGGATCTCGCATCTGGGACCTCGACGGTAACGAGTACGTCGATATCCTCAACGGCTTTGGTCCCATCATGCTGGGCCACAGACCCGACTTCGTTGAAGAGGCCATTGCGAAGCAGCTGCACGAGGGCTTTGAGATTGGCCCGCAGACCATTCTGGCCGGCGAGGTTGCCAAGGCGCTCTGCGAGATGACCGGCAATGAGCGCGCGACCTTCTGCAATACGGGGTCAGAAGCTGTCATGGCTGCAATGCGTCTGGCCAGAACCATCTCCGGCAAGAACAAGATCGTCTTCTTCGCCGGTGATTACCACGGCATGTTTGACGAGGTGCTGGTCAAAGGGTTCAAACGTCAGGGCGTGCCGCAATCGGCGCCTATCGCTCCCGGCATTCCGCGCGAGTCCGTCTCAAACATGATCGTGCTCGACTACGGCACACCAGAATCGCTGGAGTGGATTCGCACCCACATCGGCGAGCTTGCCGCTGTCCTTGTCGAGCCCGTGCAGAGCCGCCATCCAAACCTGCAACCAGTCGAGTTCCTGCGCGAGATCCGCAGGATCACCGAGCAGGCAGACGTCTGCCTCATCTTCGATGAGGTCGTCACGGGATTCCGCTCGCACCCCGGCGGCTGCCAGGCGCTCTTCAATATCCACGCAGATCTTGCTACCTACGGCAAGGTCCTTGCCGGTGGCATGCCCATGGGCGTTCTTGCCGGTAAGGCAAAGTACATGGATGCTCTCGACGGCGGAATGTGGCACTACGGCGATGCGTCCTTTCCAGAGGTCGGCGTAACCTTCTTTGCCGGGACCTTCGTCCGTCACCCGCTGGCGATGGCAGCCTGTGCCGCAGTGCTGAAGTATCTCAAGGAGCAGGGACCTCAACTACAGCAACGCCTGACACAGCGAACCTCACAACTGATCGCCCGGCTCAACTCGCTCTTTGAAGCGAATGAGCTGCCTGTCAGAATTGAAACCTTCGCCAGCTTCTTCTACTTTGCTTTTCCCAGCGACTACCGATTCAGTAGCATTTTCTACACGCATCTGCGCTCGAAGGGAATTTACCTGCTCGAAGGATTCCCATGCTTTCTTACAACCGAACATAGCGACGCCGATCTCGAGAAAGTCTTCCGCGCATTTGAGGAGACCATCGCGGAGATGCAGGCTGGCGATCTTCTGCCACTGCCGTCCGGAAACGCCACCGCCCCCGCTGTCTCAGCATCGCTGCCAGCAACGAGCGCTCCGATCACCGAATCGCAGATGGAGATTCTGCTTTCGGCCGAACTCTCTCCCGAAGCCAATTGCAGCTTTAATGAGTCCTTCACGTTACATCTGAAGGGCGATCTGAATCAGAAGGCGCTCGCCGACTCGCTCTCGGATCTCTTATCCCGCCACGAAGCTCTTCGTGCAACGTTCGATCAGGTTGCGGGTGTTCAGCACTTCTCTTTCCCTGCCCCCATCAATCTCCCCTCCATCGACTTGTCAGATGTCTCTGCCGATCAGCAGAAGGAACGGTACGACCGTTTCATCGACGAGGACGCACGCAAACCTTTTGACCTGAAGCAGGGCCCTCTGGTCCGTATGTCTCTGCTGCGCTTCGCACCGCAGCATCAGGCTCTCGTCTTCACTGCGCACCATGCAGTCTGCGACGGCTGGAGCATCAACGTCCTGCTCGATGAACTGGCAAAGACTTATACAGCGCGTGTTACGGGCAGCTCTCCCGCGCTCGATCCACTTATGCCCTTCAGCGAGTATGCAACGGCACAGGAAAAGCACTTCACCAGCATCGAAGGCGCGGCGGTCGAGTCCTATTGGACAAAGAAGTTCGAGATCCTGCCTCCTCTGCTTGACCTTCCGCTTGACAATGCGCGACCAGCCATGAAGAGCTTTGAAGGCGCCACGTACTCGAAGAAGATCGACCTGCAAACACTAAAGGAGGTCAAGAAGGCAGGAGCACAGCAAAAATGCACGCTCTTCGTCACGCTGCTAAGCGCCTTCTCGGCACTCCTCTCAAGACTCTCCAACCAGGACGATATCGTGGTCGGCGTTCCGGCAGCCGGCCAGTCCCTTGTGGAAGACAAGACACTGGTCGGTCACTGCGTCAACTTCGTTCCCATGCGGACACTACCCGTAGAGGGCATTTCAACAGCACAGTTCTTCGACCAGGTCCGAAAAACGGTCTTCGATGCCTACGACCATCAGAATTACACCTTCGGCCGGCTGGTTCGTAAGCTCGCAATCCCGCGCGACGCCAGCCGGCTCCCACTTCTCGAAGTGCAATTCAATCTCGAAAAGATCGGCGGAGATCTAAAATTTGCAGGCCTCGAGTCGAAAGTCGAACCCAACCCGAAGAGCTTCGTCAACTTCGACCTCTTCGTCAACGCTGTCGAAGGCTCCGATGGACTCACGCTGCACGTCGACTACAACACAAACCTCATCAATAACGAGACCGTAGCAAGATGGATGGAGTGCTATGAGGCTCTGCTGAAAGGCCTGACGGGCGACGTGTCCAAACCTCTCGCGCGTCTCCCCCTGCTTAACGCAAGTGAACACGACCTTGCCCTGTTTGCATTCAACCAGACCGAGGCTTCGTTCCCGGGAAACCTCTGTGTGCACCAACTCTTCGAGCAGCAGGTAGCCAGAACGCCGCATGCCCCTGCTCTACAGTTTGAAGACCAGTCGTTGAGCTATCTCCAGTTGAACGAGCGCGTCAATCGCCTGGCCCGCTATCTGCTTTCGCATGGCGTCAAATCCGGCGATGTCGTGGGAATCTACATGGAGCGGTCGGTCGCCATGATCGTCTCGCTGCTCGCAACGTGGAAGGCAGGTGCTGCCTACGTTCCTCTCGACCCGACGTTCCCCGCAGAACGTCTCCGAATGGTCTTTGAGGATATCGTCAATCCGATCGTCCTCACCCAGGCAGCGATAGCCGGCGACGTCCCATCCGCGGGGTCCAGAGTTCTGTCTGTGGATGCTCTCTGGCCCGAGATCGAGTTAGAGGACCCGAGCAATCTCGACCTCAAATATGCGCCGTCGCAGGTTGCATACGTCATCTACACATCAGGATCGACGGGACGGCCGAAGGGTGTTGAGGTCACCCACTCAAACGCGGTCAATCTGCTCAACTCCATGGCAAAGATCCCGGGACTTACCGCCAAGGACGTTCTGGTTGCAGTGACTACAATCTCCTTCGATATCGCCGCGCTTGAGATCTACCTTCCTCTTATCAGCGGTGCAGAACTTGTTCTTGCCAGCCGGGCCGTTGCAAGCGATGGCAACCAGTTGCTGAAGCTGCTGCGCGACTCTCAGGCCACCATTATGCAGGCCACACCAATCACCTTCCGCCTGTTGCTTGCCGCAGGCTGGAAAGGTGATCCCGCAATCACCGCCTGGTGCGGTGGCGAAGCCATGCCTCGCGATCTGGCCGACCAGATACTCGACTGCGGCATCAAGCTCTGGAACATGTACGGGCCAACGGAGACGACAATCTGGTCGGCAACCAATCGCATTACCAGCCGGGGCAGCGCGGTTCCCGTCGGCCTCCCCATCGACAATACTCAGTTCTACGTGCTCGACGCGTTGCAGCAGCTCGTTCCGTCCGGTGTTCCCGGTGAACTGTACATCGGCGGCACAGGTGTAGCCAAGGGATACTACAAGCGACCCGATCTGACGGCCTCGCGGTTTATACCCGACCCCTTCAGCAACAAACCAGGAGCACGGCTCTATCGCACCGGCGACATGGTTCGCCGTCTGAAAAATGGCGAGCTCGAGTTCCTCGGCAGGGCTGACGGTCAGATTAAACTTCGCGGATTCCGTATCGAGCTTGGCGAAATTGAGAGCATTCTCTCGACTCACCCGGGGCTCGAACAGGTTGTTGTTCTGCTGCGTGAAGATGTTCCTGGCGATAAGCGCCTCGTTGCTTACATCATTCCGCGCCGGAACACTGCACCGGATGCTGCCGACCTCCGCATCTATCTGCTGGGCAGGCTGCCCGACTACATGGTGCCTGCGGCATTCATCAGCCTGTCGTCTTTTGCAATGACGGCAAATGGCAAGATCGATCGCAAAGCGCTTCCCGCTCCCAGTTGGACGTCTCTCGCTCAGACTTCAAAGTACGTCGCTCCACGCACGCCGCATGAGGAGAGCTTCGCGAAGATATGGGCCGATGTTCTGCACATCGAGCGTGTTGGCGTGGAAGACAACATATTCGAGCTTGGCGGCGACTCGCTCCACGTCTTTCAGATCGCAGCGCGCGCCAACCAGGCTGGCATCGAAGCGCGGCCACGCCAGATCCTGCAGCATCGCAACATTGCTGCCATACTTGCGGACATCGAGAAGGGATCCGCAGCGCCAAAGCAGGCTCCACTGCTTCCCGTCTCCCGGTCAAAATACAGGATCACCCAGCCGCAAGTTGTGCGCGAGCCAGAACCTGTCGATCCAGGAGGCAACGGGAACCGATGA
- a CDS encoding SpoIIE family protein phosphatase, whose translation MNILVVENDLPTQALLLGWLQEWDHKVSTAGNGFEALNLLEQRDFDLVLSNWTVSELDGLALCRRIRENPSPTYCYIILYTLKPGELDFVAGMDAGADDFISIPLEAGRLRVRIRAAERILTLRQELAEQNASLNRLNEKLGAAYKTIQSDLQAASALQTGLMPKISEVHPSFRLDWMVLPSSFLAGDNLNYFMMQERYLIFYQLDVAGHGIPSALLSVTLNHLLSPQPGSPMVRFDPHLELKRIVPPVDVVSELNRRFQPQGDGYFTMIYGVLDTKTREVRFCQAGHPIPLQIRLDGTISPIGNGGFPVGLWPDMTYEETTTMLQPGDRLLLYTDGVLDCANPEGIPYSMEQLKKLLKQTIGLSTKAALEAVQEDLEKWCDGKNFPDDVSMLIIESK comes from the coding sequence ATGAACATTCTTGTAGTGGAAAACGATCTGCCAACCCAGGCGCTGCTGCTGGGGTGGCTGCAGGAATGGGATCACAAGGTCTCGACCGCTGGAAACGGCTTTGAAGCGTTGAATTTGCTGGAACAACGTGATTTCGACCTCGTTCTGAGCAACTGGACCGTCTCCGAATTGGATGGGCTCGCTCTTTGCAGGAGGATTCGTGAAAATCCAAGCCCGACCTATTGCTACATCATTCTTTACACGCTCAAGCCAGGTGAGCTCGATTTTGTGGCCGGCATGGATGCCGGGGCAGATGACTTTATCAGCATCCCGCTGGAAGCAGGGCGACTTCGAGTCAGGATCCGCGCAGCAGAACGTATCCTGACCCTTCGACAGGAGTTGGCGGAGCAGAATGCGAGTCTCAACCGGCTCAATGAAAAGCTTGGTGCGGCCTATAAGACCATCCAATCGGACCTGCAGGCCGCCTCAGCGTTACAGACGGGCTTGATGCCTAAAATCTCGGAGGTCCATCCTTCCTTCCGGCTCGATTGGATGGTACTGCCAAGCAGCTTTCTGGCGGGCGATAATCTCAACTATTTCATGATGCAAGAGCGGTACCTCATCTTCTACCAGCTCGACGTTGCTGGACATGGAATACCATCGGCGCTTCTTTCGGTAACCCTGAACCATCTTCTTTCTCCGCAGCCTGGGAGCCCCATGGTCCGCTTCGACCCGCATCTGGAGCTAAAGCGTATTGTTCCGCCTGTCGATGTTGTCAGCGAGCTGAATCGGCGCTTCCAGCCCCAGGGCGATGGCTACTTCACCATGATCTATGGTGTTCTGGACACCAAGACACGCGAGGTCCGATTTTGCCAGGCTGGCCATCCTATCCCCTTGCAGATAAGACTCGACGGAACCATTAGCCCCATCGGCAATGGGGGGTTTCCGGTTGGACTTTGGCCGGACATGACTTATGAAGAGACGACGACAATGCTCCAACCTGGCGATCGTCTTCTTCTCTACACCGATGGAGTTCTGGATTGCGCCAACCCGGAAGGAATTCCATATTCCATGGAACAGTTGAAAAAGCTGCTTAAGCAGACGATCGGGCTCTCTACCAAGGCCGCTCTAGAGGCTGTACAAGAAGATCTTGAAAAATGGTGTGACGGAAAGAACTTTCCAGATGATGTCTCTATGCTAATAATCGAGAGCAAGTAA
- a CDS encoding ATP-binding protein, whose translation MITISLIRESVLQDQTNYSISFSIDSQLNQISLVRAALSGVLKHLGVVETDIFSLELAVTEIINNTLEHGYHGATDRPIEVKVKVTGSEVQIDLSDNAPPFPKDQLYRLAGNPAPLDDPNEDWPMRGHGLQIVRQIVDSIDLTSDYQRNHMTIRKHVGLQNN comes from the coding sequence ATGATCACGATATCGCTGATTCGGGAGTCAGTCTTGCAAGACCAGACAAACTACTCCATCTCGTTTTCCATCGACAGCCAACTGAATCAAATCAGTTTGGTTCGGGCTGCGTTGTCTGGAGTTCTGAAGCATCTGGGAGTCGTTGAAACAGATATTTTTTCGCTTGAATTAGCAGTAACAGAGATCATCAACAATACTCTCGAACACGGCTACCACGGTGCAACGGATCGACCTATCGAAGTGAAGGTGAAGGTGACAGGTTCTGAGGTGCAGATCGATCTGAGCGACAATGCTCCCCCATTTCCGAAAGACCAGCTTTACCGTCTTGCTGGAAACCCGGCGCCGCTGGATGATCCTAATGAAGACTGGCCCATGCGCGGTCATGGGTTGCAGATTGTTCGGCAGATTGTTGACTCAATCGATCTTACTTCCGACTATCAACGAAACCATATGACCATTCGAAAGCATGTCGGCCTGCAAAACAACTAG